A genome region from Cucurbita pepo subsp. pepo cultivar mu-cu-16 chromosome LG02, ASM280686v2, whole genome shotgun sequence includes the following:
- the LOC111789142 gene encoding uncharacterized protein LOC111789142 codes for MLKRSTSKMRNSKCNRILVSVNVVGSTGPIRFVANEDDLVCEVMKTTLTSYARLARLPTLGTNVDNFVLYCVNDGMDALSLREAIGAKQVRHFLLCRKEGTSHASLPKENGKNNWKTWLTKSLLTTYNIIAR; via the exons ATGTTGAAGAGAAGCACATCAAAGATGAGGAATTCAAAGTGTAATAGAATTTTGGTGTCTGTCAATGTGGTTGGGAGCACAGGACCCATTAGGTTCGTGGCAAATGAAGATGATTTGGTTTGTGAGGTGATGAAGACCACTCTTACATCATATGCTCGCCTAGCTCGTCTACCTACTCTTGGAACTAATGTTGATAACTTCGTTCTCTATTGCGTTAACGATGGAATGGATG cTCTAAGCCTTAGGGAAGCCATTGGAGCAAAGCAAGTTAGGCACTTTTTGCTATGTAGGAAGGAAGGGACTTCACATGCATCCTTGCCtaaagaaaatgggaaaaatAATTGGAAGACATGGCTAACCAAGTCTTTACTTACCACGTACAATATTATTGCACGTTGA
- the LOC111788897 gene encoding DELLA protein GAI-like encodes MKRDHSYQSPNPAAGKAKIWPEGEEDDDELLAALGYNVRLSDMADVALKLEQLEMVMGLSEEDGISHLSSNTVHYNPSDVSSWVQSMLAELNTDDSVFAEAESTSAIAAFADDSEYDLRAIPGVAVFPQIDSNTPRKRFKKSESESVLVTAASSSSSSSEPSRTVVLADSTDTGVYLVHTLLACAEAVDINNLNLADTLLKHIRILVEAQGGAMRKVAGYFAQALTHHIYGLHPQKPFEYASSYTDLLQMNFYVSCPYMKFAHFTANQAILESVGTATTVHVVDFSLQQGLQWPALIQALALRPGGPPAFYLTGIGPPPGENSSDGLQEVGLKLAQFADTIGVEFEFRGYFCNDLAELDPSILNLESETVIVNSVFKLHRLLAHPGAIEKVLRSIKELNPKIVTVVEQVADHNGPSFTGRFTEALHYYSSLFDSLEGSLAGEEDVAGSEEYLGRQILNVVAGEGSDRVERHETLAQWQSRLGSSGFEMVHLGSNAFKQASTLLALFSGGNGYRVEENNGSLTLGWHTRPLIATSAWAVASCTGGESS; translated from the coding sequence ATGAAGCGAGATCACTCTTACCAGTCACCAAATCCGGCCGCCGGCAAGGCCAAGATATGGCCGGAGGGGGAGGAGGACGACGACGAGCTCCTAGCAGCTCTAGGCTACAATGTCCGGTTGTCGGACATGGCCGACGTCGCTCTGAAACTCGAACAGCTCGAAATGGTAATGGGTTTGTCGGAAGAAGACGGAATTTCTCATCTTTCTTCCAACACCGTCCATTACAATCCCTCCGATGTGTCTTCTTGGGTTCAAAGCATGCTCGCTGAACTCAACACCGATGACTCTGTTTTCGCCGAAGCCGAATCCACCTCCGCCATCGCGGCATTCGCCGACGACTCTGAGTACGATCTCCGAGCAATTCCGGGCGTTGCTGTTTTCCCCCAAATCGATTCCAATACACCCAGAAAGCGATTTAAGAAATCAGAGTCCGAATCGGTTCTTGTTActgctgcttcttcttcttcatcgtcGTCGGAGCCGTCGCGCACGGTGGTTCTGGCGGATTCCACCGACACTGGCGTCTATCTAGTCCATACCCTCCTCGCCTGCGCCGAGGCCGTCGATATCAACAACCTCAACCTCGCCGATACATTACTGAAACACATCAGAATCCTGGTCGAGGCCCAAGGCGGCGCGATGAGGAAAGTCGCCGGTTATTTTGCACAAGCCCTTACTCACCACATTTACGGATTGCACCCACAAAAGCCCTTCGAATATGCATCTTCATACACCGATCTTCTCCAAATGAATTTCTACGTGTCTTGCCCGTATATGAAATTCGCCCATTTCACGGCCAATCAAGCGATTCTCGAATCTGTTGGCACCGCCACAACCGTCCACGTCGTTGATTTTAGCCTTCAGCAAGGCCTCCAATGGCCGGCGTTGATTCAAGCCCTCGCGCTGCGTCCCGGAGGGCCGCCAGCGTTTTATCTCACCGGAATCGGCCCCCCGCCGGGGGAAAATTCTAGCGACGGATTACAGGAAGTGGGTTTGAAATTGGCTCAATTCGCGGATACGATCGGTGTGGAATTCGAATTCCGTGGGTATTTCTGCAACGATTTAGCCGAGCTCGATCCGTCCATACTCAATTTAGAATCAGAAACCGTCATCGTGAACTCTGTTTTCAAGCTCCATCGGCTACTGGCGCATCCGGGCGCGATCGAGAAAGTTCTAAGATCAATCAAAGAACTTAACCCCAAAATCGTCACCGTCGTGGAGCAGGTCGCTGACCACAACGGACCATCGTTCACCGGCCGATTCACAGAAGCGTTACACTATTACTCGAGCTTGTTCGATTCGTTGGAAGGGTCGCTGGCAGGGGAGGAGGATGTGGCAGGGTCGGAGGAGTATTTGGGGAGGCAAATCTTGAACGTGGTGGCAGGTGAAGGTTCCGACCGGGTCGAGCGGCACGAGACATTGGCGCAGTGGCAGAGCCGGTTGGGTTCGAGTGGGTTCGAGATGGTTCATTTGGGTTCAAACGCGTTCAAGCAGGCGAGTACTCTGTTGGCTCTGTTCAGCGGCGGAAATGGTTACAGAGTTGAAGAGAATAATGGAAGTTTGACGTTGGGTTGGCACACTCGGCCGCTTATCGCCACCTCGGCGTGGGCTGTGGCCTCCTGTACCGGCGGCGAGTCGAGCTGA
- the LOC111788806 gene encoding HMG-Y-related protein A-like, whose protein sequence is MATEELPPYPQMILRAIEALNSDNGSNKSTISKYIESTYENLPTGHSSLLTLHLNMMKASGELVFWKNNYMKRDPSAAPRRGRGRPPKPKEQREPPIAAKAVKMKVSSGTGKPRGRPRKLPQPVATTALPPPSGRPRGRPPKVKALLTEVSVI, encoded by the exons atggCGACTGAAGAGCTGCCTCCTTACCCTCAG ATGATATTAAGGGCTATTGAAGCATTGAACAGTGACAATGGCTCAAACAAGTCCACGATATCAAAGTACATTGAATCGACATATGAGAACTTACCAACTGGGCATTCATCTTTGCTCACGCTCCATTTGAACATGATGAAGGCCAGCGGAGAGCTTGTGTTCTGGAAGAACAACTACATGAAGAGGGATCCCTCGGCTGCTCCGCGGCGGGGGCGTGGCAGGCCTCCCAAGCCAAAGGAGCAGAGGGAGCCCCCTATTGCAGCAAAGGCAGTGAAGATGAAGGTATCATCTGGGACAGGGAAGCCAAGAGGACGACCGAGGAAGTTGCCTCAGCCAGTGGCCACAACAGCTCTGCCACCACCGAGCGGTAGGCCTAGAGGTCGACCGCCTAAGGTGAAGGCTCTGTTGACTGAAGTTAGCGTAATATAA